From the genome of Plectropomus leopardus isolate mb chromosome 13, YSFRI_Pleo_2.0, whole genome shotgun sequence, one region includes:
- the rnf167 gene encoding E3 ubiquitin-protein ligase RNF167 produces the protein MSHFGAWCVGARLLIVVLCIVLVPSPTHAYIYAHYSNMTSMLFEDLPALFGSPLPKDGLMGVLVVSRPLNGCTPIDPPPPLPPSYDANTTKFIALIRRYDCNFDIKVLHAQQAGFSAAIVHNMYSETLLNMNYSNETIAEEIEIPSVFTSYYASQILRNFIIPEQGAYVILKPEFAFPLSYYLIPFTGVVGMIILVMCVVLIIRCVQYRKRLRKNRLSKEQLKRIPTHRFTKGDDYDVCAICLDEYEEGDKLRVLPCSHAYHCKCVDPWLTQTKKTCPVCKQRVTRNNTEHSESESEEESGARGEEEGTEGDADSERTPLLRPSNPGSPSGSPGAYAATTTTTTAQCLASPAHGDSPILGYEGYHSPLEDTDSESDDAGEERHHTDDDTAQLIGRDRVEV, from the exons ATGTCTCACTTTGGTGCATGGTGCGTGGGAGCTCGACTCCTTATTGTGGTTCTCTGCATCGTACTGGTTCCCTCACCCACACATGCCTATATCTATGCT catTATAGCAATATGACCTCGATGTTATTTGAAGACCTGCCTGCCTTGTTTGGCTCTCCGCTTCCTAAGGATGGACTAATG ggagttTTGGTGGTGTCCCGTCCACTTAATGGCTGTACACCAATAGACCCTCCTCCACCACTGCCTCCATCTTATGATGCCAACACCACCAAATTCATCGCTCTCATCAGACGCTATGACTGCAATTTCGATATAAAG GTCTTGCACGCACAGCAAGCTGGATTCAGTGCTGCAATCGTTCACAACATGTACTCAGAGACTCTGCTCAATATGAACTACAGCAATG aaactATTGCAGAAGAAATTGAGATCCCGTCTGTATTCACCAGCTATTATGCCTCCCAAATTCTCAGGAATTTTATAATTCCAGAACAAGG GGCCTACGTGATCCTCAAGCCGGAGTTTGCTTTTCCACTGTCGTACTACCTTATTCCCTTCACTGGAGTAGTTGGCATGATCATTCTTGTGATGTGTGTCGTCTTG ATTATACGATGTGTGCAGTACAGAAAAAGGCTGCGGAAAAATCGCTTGTCCAAGGAACAACTGAAGCGAATTCCAACCCACAGGTTCACCAAAG GGGATGACTATGATGTGTGTGCAATATGTCTGGATGAATACGAAGAGGGAGACAAGCTGCGAGTGTTACCTTGTTCACATG CCTACCACTGCAAGTGTGTGGACCCGTGGCTCACACAGACCAAGAAGACGTGTCCTGTGTGCAAGCAGCGTGTCACTCGCAACAACACAGAGCACTCCGAGTCTGAGTCTGAGGAGGAAAGCGGGGCGCGTGGGGAGGAAGAGGGGACTGAGGGTGATGCAGACTCGGAGCGCACTCCTCTGCTGCGACCCTCCAACCCGGGGTCCCCCTCAGGGAGCCCAGGAGCCTACGcagccaccaccaccaccactactgCCCAGTGCCTCGCCTCCCCTGCACACGGCGACTCCCCCATCCTGGGTTACGAAGGCTACCACTCCCCCCTGGAGGACACAGACTCAGAGAGCGATGACGCGGGAGAGGAGAGGCACCACACCGATGACGACACTGCTCAGCTGATTGGTAGGGACAGAGTGGAGGTCTGA